The window ACGCTGGCGCTGGTCACGGACCCCGGCGAGAAGGGCAAGGAAGCCCGCGCCGCCATGGGCAAGCAGTCCGGCACCGACCTCGCGGGCTTCGACTCGCAGCTTGAGGCCACCAAGCTCTTCGCCAAGCCGGCCGAGGCGGTGGCCTTCGTCGAGAGCGCCGACATCGTCAAGACCATGGACCTCGTGCGCACCTTCTCCTTCGACCACGGCCTTCTCGGCGAGGGCGCGAAGTCGAAGGACGCGGTCGGCATCGGCTTCGCCGGCGGCAAGACGCTGGGCGACGCGGGCAACGTGAAGCTGCGCTTCGATCCGACCTTCATGAAGATGGCCGCCGACGGGAAGCTGTGACGGGCGCCGCGGCGATGCGCTCCGCGCGCGTCATCCCGGCCAAGCGTAGCGAGAGCCGGGATCGTCGTTCGCGCGGGACTCCGCGTCTCCGCTCCTTATGCGTCGAACGATCCCGGATCGGCCGTCGGCCGTCCGGGATGACGGCCTGATCTCCACGGAGTCTCCATGCGTCGCGCCATGAACATCCGTCCGAGCCCGGGCGGCCGCCTGCTGCTCGCGATCATCCCCTTCGTGCTGCTGGCGCTCGTCTACGTGCTGGGCTCGGCGGAGCGTCGGGCGGTCAACCCCAACGACAAGCTGCTGCCGCCGTTCTCCGAGATGGCGACCACGGCGACGCGCATGGCGACCGAGCCGGACAGGCGCACGGGCGAAATCACGATGGTCGCCGACACCGCCGCCAGCCTCCAGCGGCTCGCGCTGGGGCTGGGCCTCGCCACGCTGATCGGGCTTTCGCTCGGCGTCGCGATCGGCATCCTGCCGGTGGCGAACGCCGGCGGCGGGCCTTTGGTCGGGGTGCTGTCGATGATCCCGCCGATGGCGATCCTGCCCATTCTGTTCATCGTGTTCGGGCTGGGCGAGGTGTCGAAGGTGGTGTTGATCGTGATCGGCATCACGCCGCAGATCGTGCGCGACATCGCGATGACGGTGCAGGCGATCCCCGTCGAGCAGCTGGTGAAGGCCCAGACGCTCGGCGCCTCCACCTGGCAGACCGTGCTGCGGGTCGTCCTGCCGCAGGCGCTGCCGCGCCTGATCGAAGTGGTGCGGCTGCAGATCGGGCCCGCGTTCCTGTTCCTGATCGCGGCGGAGGCGATCGCGGCCGACAGCGGCCTCGGCTACCGCATCTTCCTCGTCCGCCGCTACCTCGCGATGGACGTGATCCTGCCCTACGTCGCCTGGATCACGCTGCTCGCCTTCATCATGGACTGGGCGCTCGCCAAGCTGTCGCGCTCCGCCTTCCCCTGGGCCTACGCGGGAGAGCGCCGATGAGCGCGATCTCGGTCCGCGACGTCTGGGTCGAGTTCGGCGACCAGATCGTCATCGAGAACCTCAACCTCGACATCGCCTCGGGCTCCTTCGTCTCCGTGGTCGGCCCCTCCGGCTGCGGCAAGAGCACCTTCCTGCGCATGGTGCTCGGCCAGGACCGCCCGACGCGCGGGAACCTGACGCTCGACGGCAGGCCGCTGCCGGACGAGCCAGGCGCCGACCGCGGCGTGGTGTTTCAGCGCTACTCGGTGTTCCCGCACCTCACGGTGCTCGGCAACGTGCTGTCGGGCTACGAGTTCGCGCAGGCGCCGCTGCTCGGAAAGCTGTTCGGCGCCGAGCGCCGGGCCGCGATCGCGAAGGCCGAGGAGCTGATCGTTGCGGTCGGCCTCGGAGCGCACCGCGACAAGTACCCGAGCGCGCTGTCCGGCGGCATGCAGCAGCGCCTCGCCATCGCCCAGGCGCTCGCGAAAGACCCGAAGGTGCTGCTGCTCGACGAGCCCTTCGGCGCGCTCGACCCCGGCACCCGCGTTCAGATGCACGCGCTGCTCAAGCCGCTGTGGTCGCGGCTCGGCATGACCGTGATCATGGTCACCCACGACCTCAAGGAGGCCTTCACCCTCGGCACGCGGGTGATCGCCTTCGACAAGACCCGCCATGATCCGCAGGCCCCGGGCCGCTTCGGCGCCCGGATCACCTACGACCTCGATCTGACCCGCGACGTCGCAGTGCCGGTGCTGGGGTTCGAGAAGAGGGCTGCGGAGTGATGCGGGGCGACAGGTCGTTCTCCGATGACTTCGCCGCAGCAGGCGCACGAATCCCTCCTCGCGCGAAGCGTGGGGAGGGTGGCCCTTGGCGAAGCCAAGGGTCGGGTGGGGCCTTCGGCGCCGAGCGCGACGCCGGGCGCACCCCACCCGACCCCGCTGTCGCGGGGCCACCCTCCCCTGTCCCCGGGGAGGGATCCCCGCGCTTCATAATGAACACGGTCCCGGCTCTCCGCTTCGCTGCGGCCGGGATGACGCCTGAGTTCTGCCCGCTGATGACGTTCCCGCGCGCTCAGGCGCCCGGGAAGACGGCCAGCCTTACCCAAGGAGAAGCCGAATGACCTCGTCACCCACCCGCCGCCGCCGCCTCGCCGGGCTGAGCGCCTCGCGCGAACGCCTGCGCCGCCACCATCCTGACTTCACCAAGATGGACACGCAGGGCTGGAAGGCGCTCGACGCCGAAAGCCGGCTGCCGGAGACCATGTGGCGCAAGGAGCAGCAGTGGGCGCTCGACATGGGCCTGCCCGGCGCGGACAGCATCACCGACAAGTCGATCCCGACCTTCGCCCGCGGCGAGCTTCCGCACTTCGCCGGCATCAACACCTTCATGAAGGCGCCCTACGTCGAGAACGTGCGCGACGTCGGCAACTACGACGCCGCGGTGATCGGCATCCCGTTCGACAGCGGCACCACCTACCGCCCGGGCACCCGCTTCGGGCCGCAGGGCGTGCGCCGCATCTCGGCGCTCTACACGCCCTACAACTACGAGATGGGCATCGACCTGCGCGAGCAGATGACGCTGTGCGACGCCGGCGACGTGTTCACGATCCCCGCGAACCTCGAGAAGAGCTTCGACCAGATCACCCGTGGCGTCAGCCACATCGCCTCGTCCGGCGCGCTGCCGATCATGATCGGCGGCGACCATTCGATCGGCTTCCCCTGCGTGCGCGGCATCGCGGACGTCACCTCCAAGCGCATCGGCATCATCCACTTCGACCGGCACATCGACTGCCAGGAGAAGGATCTCGACGAACGCATGCACACCACGCCCTGGTTCTGGGCGACCAACCTGCCGAACGTGAAGCCCACCAACCTGGTGCAGCTTGGCATCGGCGGCTGGCAGGTGCCGCGCTACGGCGTGAGCGAGGCGCGCAAGCGCGACACCAACGTGCTGACCATCGACGACGTCGAGAAGTTCGGCCTGGAGAAGACCGCGGAGATCGCGCTCGAGCTCGCCTGGAAGGACGCCGACGCGGTTTACATCTCCTTCGACGTGGACTGCATCGACTGCGGCTTCGTGCCGGGCACCGGCTGGCCGGAGCCGGGCGGGTTCCTGCCCCGCGAGGCGCTGAAGATCCTCGGCCTCGTCTGCGCGCCGGGCATCTGCGGGCTGGAGGTCGTCGAGGTCTCCCCGCCCTACGACACCTCCGACATCACGGCCCTGTTCGGCACCCGCGTGATCGTGGAGGCGCTGGGCTCAATGGTGGCCCACGGCACGCTCGGCAAGCACAAGTCGATCATCGACAAGCCGGTCAGCTTCTGATGGGCGCGCCACGGGTATCGAGTGCGTGCTTCGAGACACGCGCGCTTCTCACCTCTCCCCTGTGGGGAGAGGTCGGCCCGCAGGGCCGGATGAGGGGGCGCGCGTCATCCGGAAAGCCTGCAAGCCCCCTCACCCGCTCGGCTTCGCCTCGCGACCTCTCCCCGCTGGGGAGAGGTGAAGGCCACAGCCTCATCGAGCGCTGCTGAAGGAGATCTCCATGCACGACGGACACGACCACCCCCACGAGCACATGGGAGGCCATTCCCACGGCCACGCCCATCCCGGCCACGCGCACGCCGGCCCCGGCCACAACGCCGGGCCCGGGCGGAACGTGCAGTGGCAGACGCCGCACCTGCCGCACGGCCATGCGCCACAGCCGGAGAACCCGCGCACGACCGACCTCGACCTCGTCGAGGCGGCCTTCGTGGAGGCCTTCTCGGCGGCCTCCGACCCGACGAGCCTCCTCCGCGTTGCGGGCATCCCCTTCGTGGGCGAGGACGCGGCGGGCCGCCGCTTCCACCTGCTGCGCGTCGAAGTGAAGGACCGCGTCGACGTCGGCGCCGTCGCTCCGCTTCTGGGCGGCGCGGGCGTGCGCTACGATCCGCTGCCGGCTAAGATGACTTCGCGCCGCCGGGCGCTTGCCTTCCTATTCCACGACGGCCGCGCCGTCGTCCGCCTCGACTTCGCCGCCGCGCGCGCGCTCAGCGACCGTTCGGCAGCCTCCCGCTTCGACACGCCCTCGGCATGATTCCCTCCGGAGACAGATCCATGCGCCGTTCCCTCCTCCGCGCCGCGCTCGCCGGCGCATCCGTCCTCGCCCCCACCCTCGCGCTGGCCCATCCCGGCCATGGCGAGGCCTTCGGCTTCGCCGCCGGCGTCGGCCACCCCGTCGGCGGCCTCGACCACGTGCTCGCCATGGTGATGGTGGGCGTGTTCGCCGCCCAGCTCGGCGGCCGCGCTCTGTGGGCCGTGCCGGCGACCTTCGTCGCGGTGATGGCGCTCGGCGGCGGGCTCGGCATGGCGGGCGTCGCGCTGCCCTTCGTCGAGACCGGCATCGCGCTCTCGATCGTGGTGCTCGGCGCGGCGGTCGCTCTCGGCGTCAAGGCGCCCGTCGCCGCCGCCATGGCGCTCGTCGGCGTGTTCGCCACCTTCCACGGCTACGCCCACGGCGCCGAAGCGCCGGAGACCGCGAGCGGCGCGGCCTACGCCGCGGGCTTCCTGCTCGCGACCGCGGCGCTCCATGCGGCCGGCGTCGGCTTCGGCCTGCTCACGGCGAAGCTCTCGGCCGCGAACGGCGGCCTCGTCGCCCGCGCGGCCGGCGGCATCGCCGCGCTCGCGGGCGTCGTGATCCTGCTGGGCTGAGGAACGCCGATCAACCGACAGCGCCGGCAGTTCAGCCGGCGCTGCGTGCTTCGAGACGCCTCGCTAACGCGAGGCTCTTCCACCATGAGGAGGTCTTCCCTCCAGGAGCCCTCCACCTCCTCATGCTGAGGAAGCGCGCAGCGCCGTCTCGAAGCACGCAGGAGGCCCGAGCGCTGAGACGCCGGCGGATCAGCCTCCCTGGGCCGCCAACGCCTGCAGCACCTCAAGCGTGGGGTAGCCGTCGGCGGCGAGGCCGAGCTTGGCCTGCGCCTTCCGCGTCGCCTTGCGCGTGTCGCCGCCGAGCTTGCCGTCGGGCGCGCCCGCGAGAAAACCGTCCTTCGCCAGCAGGCGCTGCAGTTCATGCAGCTCGTCCGTGGTCAACGGCCGCACCGGCGCGGCGCCGACCGAAACCTCCGGCGCGCCGTCGAAACGGGTGGCGAGATAGGCCGCGGTCGTCGCGTAGATGAACGACTGGTTCCACTTCCGGTAGACGTCGAAGTTGTCGTAGGCGAGGAACGCCGGCCCGTTGCGGCCCATGGGAAGCAGCAGCGCGGCCTTGGCCTCGTCCGGCGGCAGCGTTCCGTTGCGCGGCTTCACGCCCCAGCCCGCCCACTGGCCCACGGGGTGCTTCACGTCGATGTCGGCCTCGACCCACGGCATCTCCGCCGGCACGACGACCTCCTGCAGCCAGGGCTCGTCACGCTTCCAGCCCATGTCGGAGAGGTACTTGCCCGCCGACATGATGGCGTCGGGCACGCTGCGCATGAGGTCGCGCCTGCCGTCGCCGTCGCCGTCGACCGCGTCGCGGAGGTAGTCGACGGGCATCATCTGGGTGTGGCCAAGCTCGCCCGCCCAGGCGCCGCGCATGTCGGCGGGCGCGAGATCGCCGCGGTCGATAATCTTGAGCGCCGCGATCAGCTGCGGGCGGAAGAAATCCGGCCGACGGCAGTCGTGAGAGAGCGTCGCCAGAGCGTTGCGGGTGTCGAACTTGCCGAGATTTGCGCCGTAGTCGGTCTCCAGCCCCCAGAAGGCGGCGATGACCGAGGCCGGGACGCCGTAGTCGGCCTTCACCCGGTCGAACAGCGCCGCGTTCTGCTTGATGACCTGCGGCCCCTTCGTCAGCCGCTGCCCGGCGACCATGCGGTTCGCGAACTGCAGGAAGGTCTGCTGGAACACGGCCTGGCCGCGGTCGAGCGCCAGCACCTTGGGGTCGATTACGACGCCCGCGAGGCCGTCCGCGATGGCGCGCTCCGAAACCCCTTGGGCGCGAGCCTCGGCGCGGACGCCGTCGAGCCAGGCGGCGAAGTCGCCTCCGCAAGGGGCCGTCTGGGCCGGCGCGGTCTGGGCAAAGGCCGCGCCGCCGCAGGCGAGGATCATGGCGAAAGCGCAGGCGCTGCGAAGAAGGTGCGTCATAGGCTCGTCGGCTTCGGCTTTGATGGGCCACACATCGACCGGAAGCCGGGCGCGGGTCAAGCCGAAGTGGTGGGCAGCGCCTCAGCCGCCTTCCTTCATCCGCCGCACCAGCCGCGCGAGCGCCGTCTCCGCCTTCCGGAGGCCGGGCTTCGCCCGCGCGCCCTCATAGGCCTTCTTCAGCGCGCCGGAGGCGAAGGCCTCGACCACCACCGCGTGGACGTAGGACTTGCGCACCACCGCCGGCGTGTTGGCGAGCCGGTCGGACACGGCGCGCATGACGGCCGCGAGCTGGCGCCTTCGGCCGGTCTCGCTCTGCGCGGGAGCGACCTCGAACAGCTGCTCGGCCGCGGCGGCGCTGGCGCCCAGCATGCGCAGGTCCTTCGCCGTCACCGGCAGGCCGGTCACCTCACGCAGGTAGGCGTTGACGTCGACCGATGTGATCCGCCGGACCTTGCCGTCCTCGCCGCGGTACTGGAACAGCCGCCGGCCGGGCAACGAGCCGACGCGGCCGAGCGCTCGCGCGAGCCGTCCGGAACGGATGCGGGCCGCGACGTCCTTGCCGCCCTTGCCGCGGAAGGCGAGCTCCACGGTCTCACCCGTCACCGTCACGTGCCGCTTCAGCAGCGTGGAGGCGCCGTGCGCCTTGTTGGAGCGGACGTAGGACTCGGAGCCGACGCGGATGTGGGTCTCGTCGATCAGCGCCACCGCGCTCGCGAGCGCCTTGGTCTTGCTCAGCTTCGGGCTCGCCATGTCGCGGGCCACCGCGCGGCGCAGCTTCGGCAGCGATTCGATCACCTTGTCGAGCCGCTCCACCTTGCGCGTCTCGCGCACCACGTCCCAGTCGGGATGGTAGCGGTACTGCGTCCGGCCGGCCTCGTCGCGGCCGACGGCCTGGAGGTGGCGGTTCGCCTGCGCCGCGATGCGGACCTCCTCATAGGCCGGCGGGATCGCGAGCGAACGGATGCGGGCGAGCGTCGCCTCGTCCGCCACGCGCTTGCCCCGGCCGTCGAGATAGGTGAACCCCGTCCCCGCGCGGCGGCGGACGATCGAGAGATCGCGCGACGCCGTCAGCTTGAGGCCGGCTTCCTTGGCGAGCGTTTCGAGCGCGACCCCGTCGTCGGCCATCAGTGCGACCGCAGCGCGTGGATGAGATCGCCTTTGGACGCCTTCGACAGGCCGGAGAGCCCGATCTCCTTGACCTTGCCGTAGAGCTCGTCGCGGCTCCACTCTTCGTAGTCCGGCGCCTTGCCGCCCTTGTGCGACGGCGACTTCGGCCCCCTGTCGCCGTACTTCGCCTTGGCGTTGGCGATGCGCGCCGCCTTCTCCTTGCTGGCCCCCTGCTCCCGCAGCGCCTCGTAGACCTCGGCGTTCTTGATGGAGGGGTTCTTGTCGGCTGGCGGGCGGGACGCCTTGCTCTCCGCCTTGGCCTTTGTCTGCTTCGCAGCCATGATCGGCTCCTCGTGGATGCGCCTCTTTCGGCGGTCTCTCGCCGTCCGGCGCCGAACGTGCTCTGTGAACACGTCACCCTCGGGCCCGGTTCCTGCCCCACGATTCATCTTTCAACCAAAGGCCCCGCATGACCGCTTCCGCTCTGCTCGCCGAGGTGACGCGCGGCGTCGCTGTGGAGAGCCGCCATTTCGGCGCGCTCGCCGTGTCCGACTCCTCCGGCCGGCTAATGCTGGCGCTTGGCGACGTCGAGCGGCCGATCTTCGGGCGGTCGGCGGTGAAGGCGCTGCAGGCGTTGCCCTTAGTGGAGAGCGGCGGAGCGGAGCGGTTCGGCTTCAGTGACCGCGAGCTGGCGCTGGCCTGCGCCTCCCATGGCGGCGAGCCCGAGCATGTCGAGACGGCGGCGGGCGCCCTCGCCCGTCTTGGTCTTGGCGCGGAGGCGCTGGAGTGCGGCGCGCACTGGCCGACGAACGACGCCGCGGCGCGGGCGCTGGCCGCGAGCGGCGCGGGCCCGAGCGCGCTCCACAACAACTGCTCCGGCAAGCACGCGGGATTCCTTTGCCTCGCCTGCGCGATGGAGACGGACCCCACGGGCTACATCGGCGCGGAGCATCCGGTGCAGCGGGAGGTGACCGCGGCGCTGGAGGGAGCGCTCGGGCTGTCGCTGACGGACGCCGCGGTCGGA is drawn from Methylopila sp. 73B and contains these coding sequences:
- a CDS encoding ABC transporter permease yields the protein MRRAMNIRPSPGGRLLLAIIPFVLLALVYVLGSAERRAVNPNDKLLPPFSEMATTATRMATEPDRRTGEITMVADTAASLQRLALGLGLATLIGLSLGVAIGILPVANAGGGPLVGVLSMIPPMAILPILFIVFGLGEVSKVVLIVIGITPQIVRDIAMTVQAIPVEQLVKAQTLGASTWQTVLRVVLPQALPRLIEVVRLQIGPAFLFLIAAEAIAADSGLGYRIFLVRRYLAMDVILPYVAWITLLAFIMDWALAKLSRSAFPWAYAGERR
- a CDS encoding ABC transporter ATP-binding protein, with the translated sequence MSAISVRDVWVEFGDQIVIENLNLDIASGSFVSVVGPSGCGKSTFLRMVLGQDRPTRGNLTLDGRPLPDEPGADRGVVFQRYSVFPHLTVLGNVLSGYEFAQAPLLGKLFGAERRAAIAKAEELIVAVGLGAHRDKYPSALSGGMQQRLAIAQALAKDPKVLLLDEPFGALDPGTRVQMHALLKPLWSRLGMTVIMVTHDLKEAFTLGTRVIAFDKTRHDPQAPGRFGARITYDLDLTRDVAVPVLGFEKRAAE
- a CDS encoding agmatinase family protein, with the protein product MTSSPTRRRRLAGLSASRERLRRHHPDFTKMDTQGWKALDAESRLPETMWRKEQQWALDMGLPGADSITDKSIPTFARGELPHFAGINTFMKAPYVENVRDVGNYDAAVIGIPFDSGTTYRPGTRFGPQGVRRISALYTPYNYEMGIDLREQMTLCDAGDVFTIPANLEKSFDQITRGVSHIASSGALPIMIGGDHSIGFPCVRGIADVTSKRIGIIHFDRHIDCQEKDLDERMHTTPWFWATNLPNVKPTNLVQLGIGGWQVPRYGVSEARKRDTNVLTIDDVEKFGLEKTAEIALELAWKDADAVYISFDVDCIDCGFVPGTGWPEPGGFLPREALKILGLVCAPGICGLEVVEVSPPYDTSDITALFGTRVIVEALGSMVAHGTLGKHKSIIDKPVSF
- a CDS encoding HupE/UreJ family protein; this encodes MRRSLLRAALAGASVLAPTLALAHPGHGEAFGFAAGVGHPVGGLDHVLAMVMVGVFAAQLGGRALWAVPATFVAVMALGGGLGMAGVALPFVETGIALSIVVLGAAVALGVKAPVAAAMALVGVFATFHGYAHGAEAPETASGAAYAAGFLLATAALHAAGVGFGLLTAKLSAANGGLVARAAGGIAALAGVVILLG
- a CDS encoding lytic murein transglycosylase; this translates as MTHLLRSACAFAMILACGGAAFAQTAPAQTAPCGGDFAAWLDGVRAEARAQGVSERAIADGLAGVVIDPKVLALDRGQAVFQQTFLQFANRMVAGQRLTKGPQVIKQNAALFDRVKADYGVPASVIAAFWGLETDYGANLGKFDTRNALATLSHDCRRPDFFRPQLIAALKIIDRGDLAPADMRGAWAGELGHTQMMPVDYLRDAVDGDGDGRRDLMRSVPDAIMSAGKYLSDMGWKRDEPWLQEVVVPAEMPWVEADIDVKHPVGQWAGWGVKPRNGTLPPDEAKAALLLPMGRNGPAFLAYDNFDVYRKWNQSFIYATTAAYLATRFDGAPEVSVGAAPVRPLTTDELHELQRLLAKDGFLAGAPDGKLGGDTRKATRKAQAKLGLAADGYPTLEVLQALAAQGG
- a CDS encoding DNA topoisomerase IB; its protein translation is MADDGVALETLAKEAGLKLTASRDLSIVRRRAGTGFTYLDGRGKRVADEATLARIRSLAIPPAYEEVRIAAQANRHLQAVGRDEAGRTQYRYHPDWDVVRETRKVERLDKVIESLPKLRRAVARDMASPKLSKTKALASAVALIDETHIRVGSESYVRSNKAHGASTLLKRHVTVTGETVELAFRGKGGKDVAARIRSGRLARALGRVGSLPGRRLFQYRGEDGKVRRITSVDVNAYLREVTGLPVTAKDLRMLGASAAAAEQLFEVAPAQSETGRRRQLAAVMRAVSDRLANTPAVVRKSYVHAVVVEAFASGALKKAYEGARAKPGLRKAETALARLVRRMKEGG
- a CDS encoding asparaginase codes for the protein MTASALLAEVTRGVAVESRHFGALAVSDSSGRLMLALGDVERPIFGRSAVKALQALPLVESGGAERFGFSDRELALACASHGGEPEHVETAAGALARLGLGAEALECGAHWPTNDAAARALAASGAGPSALHNNCSGKHAGFLCLACAMETDPTGYIGAEHPVQREVTAALEGALGLSLTDAAVGIDGCGIPTYAAPLASIARAFARFGSGEGFGPERARAAKRLQQAGWSAPFEIAGTGRFDTEAMQVLNGRAFVKMGAEGVHTGALPELGLGVAIKIDDGAARGAEAAMAAVLARFLRPEGDAAAWLATRVRRPLRNWAGIEVGEVRAAGELASG